The stretch of DNA TTCCGGTGCTCCGGCGGACTTCAATCCTTTGAAAGCCCATTTCGATTCTCACACCCAGGGATGGACGATTTACAAATGGATGCATTACTTCGACATTTACGACCGCCACTTCCGGAAATTCGCCGGGCGCGAGGCGCACATTCTCGAAGTCGGGATATGGCGCGGCGGAAGCCTGGAGATGTGGAGAAATTATTTCGGTCCCAAGGCGCGCATCTACGGCATCGACATCGACGAACGGTGCGGCGCCGCGAACGACTACGGCTATACCGCGTTCATCGGCGATCAGGGCGATCCGCGTTTCTGGGAATCGGTCCGGGAGAAAGTCCCCCAGGTGGACGTCCTGATCGACGACGGAAGCCACAAGGCCAAGGACCAGATCGTGACGCTCGAAGCCATGCTCGCGCATCTGGCGCCGGGCGGGGTTTACCTGTGCGAAGACATTCATCGCACGGAGCAGGAGTTCCTTTCTTACGCGCAGGGGCTGGTGAAGGGCCTTTACGCGTTCGACGGCTCCGTCGACGACGGCGTCCGGCCTTCGGCCTTCCAGAAATGGATCAAAGCCGTCCATTTTTACCCGTACGTCCTGGTGATCGAAAAAGCGGAGAAGCCCGAAGAGGCGTTTACGGCCGAACGGCACGGCACCGAGTAAAAGCCTTGTCCCGCGGCTCTTCCGGAGGGGCGCCGTTCGCCGGCCGGTTGATTGAAATCAAGCCTCGGTTTCGCGCAAAACCCCTACAAATCAAGGCTTCCGGGGCCAGGGCTTTTTTGATAAGATAGGGGTCCTTTTTGGGCGCTCGAGAACCCCGAAAAAATGCAGTCATAAAATAAATTTCCCGGCCCGCCGGGATATTACAGAAAGGTACCGACCATGAAAAAAGAACGCCGCTTGTTCACTTCCGAGTCCGTGGGCGAAGGCCATCCGGACAAAATCTGCGACCAGATCTCCGACGCGGTCCTGGACGCGCTTCTCGAAGGCGATGCGAATTCCCGCGTGGCTGTCGAAACGCTCGTCACGACCGGCAGCGTCATTGTTTCCGGCGAAGTCACCAGCGGAACTTACGTCGAAATCCCGCAGCTCGTGCGCGGCGTCATCCGCTCCATCGGCTACACGGACGCGGAATACGGCTTCGACTACAAGACCTGCGGCGTGCTCACCGCGATCCAGCAGCAGTCGCCCGACATTGCCATGGGCGTGGATACCGGCGGCGCCGGCGACCAGGGCATGATGTTCGGCTACGCCACAAACGAAACGCCGGAGCTCATGCCGCTCCCGATCATGATGGCCCATAAACTGGTCCGCCAGGTGGCCGAGATCCGCAAGAAGGGCGTGCTCGCTTACCTGCGCCCGGACTGCAAAAGCCAGGCCACGATCGAATACGACGGCGACCAGCCCGTGCGCGTGGACGCGGTCGTTCTTTCCTGCCAGCACGACGCGGACGTTTCCCTCGAAAAAATCAAGAAAGACCTCACCGAGCACGTCATCCAGAAGGTCATTCACCGCGACCTCATGGACAAGAACACGAAAATCTTCATCAATCCCACGGGCCGCTTCGAAATCGGCGGACCGCACGGCGACACGGGCCTCACCGGCCGCAAGATCATCGTCGACACCTACGGCGGCATGGGCCGTCACGGCGGCGGCGCGTTCAGCGGCAAGGATCCGTCCAAGGTCGACCGTTCCGCGGCGTATTTCGCGCGCTACGTGGCCAAAAACATCGTGGCCGCGGGCATTGCTAAGCGCTGTGAGCTGCAGGTCTCCTACGCCATCGGCGTGGCCGAGCCCGTTTCCATCATGGTCGACACGTTCGGCACGAGCGAAATCCCGGCCGAGCAGATCACCGAAGCCGTGCGCAAGATTTTCGATTTCACGCCGCGCGGCATCATCAAGAAGCTCGACCTCCGCAAGCCCATCTACCGCGCCACCGCGGCCTACGGCCACTTCGGACGTACGGAGCCGACGTTCACGTGGGAAAAGACCGACGCGGTCGAAGACCTGAAGAAGGCGCTCAAACTCGAAAATCATCATAAGGTTCACGCGTAACTTACTAGACCGATTGAGGAGTTCATATAATGACGAAAGGTGCCACGATGACCCAACCCGCCAAGAAGACTGCCGCGAAGAAAAGCGGCCAGGACTACAAAGTCGCGGACATCAAGCTGGCCGAATGG from Verrucomicrobiia bacterium encodes:
- a CDS encoding class I SAM-dependent methyltransferase, whose product is MPHEILTPDKTPQVSKPAASSKTKSSFKDFFARLYRFLKAFKSQPREAFEFLNALPAAVRGSAFSKSPSFAPPQKASASGAPADFNPLKAHFDSHTQGWTIYKWMHYFDIYDRHFRKFAGREAHILEVGIWRGGSLEMWRNYFGPKARIYGIDIDERCGAANDYGYTAFIGDQGDPRFWESVREKVPQVDVLIDDGSHKAKDQIVTLEAMLAHLAPGGVYLCEDIHRTEQEFLSYAQGLVKGLYAFDGSVDDGVRPSAFQKWIKAVHFYPYVLVIEKAEKPEEAFTAERHGTE
- the metK gene encoding methionine adenosyltransferase — its product is MKKERRLFTSESVGEGHPDKICDQISDAVLDALLEGDANSRVAVETLVTTGSVIVSGEVTSGTYVEIPQLVRGVIRSIGYTDAEYGFDYKTCGVLTAIQQQSPDIAMGVDTGGAGDQGMMFGYATNETPELMPLPIMMAHKLVRQVAEIRKKGVLAYLRPDCKSQATIEYDGDQPVRVDAVVLSCQHDADVSLEKIKKDLTEHVIQKVIHRDLMDKNTKIFINPTGRFEIGGPHGDTGLTGRKIIVDTYGGMGRHGGGAFSGKDPSKVDRSAAYFARYVAKNIVAAGIAKRCELQVSYAIGVAEPVSIMVDTFGTSEIPAEQITEAVRKIFDFTPRGIIKKLDLRKPIYRATAAYGHFGRTEPTFTWEKTDAVEDLKKALKLENHHKVHA